One Corynebacterium uterequi DNA segment encodes these proteins:
- the lspA gene encoding signal peptidase II, with translation MKKTHAPLMVAILLGVAAVDQAVKQYMLTTLTPGVPEPVIGDWFRLLLIFNPGAAFGMGQDSTWLFTSIQLAFVLATLVATRFIKDRPTAVGIAFIGGGALGNLIDRLVREPGFWFGHVVDYISVGNFAIFNLADAAINIGVAIFVVAMITEERREARTR, from the coding sequence GTGAAGAAGACACACGCTCCGCTGATGGTGGCGATCCTCTTAGGCGTCGCGGCCGTCGACCAAGCCGTCAAGCAGTACATGCTCACCACCCTCACACCCGGCGTCCCGGAGCCGGTCATCGGGGACTGGTTTCGCCTGTTGCTGATCTTCAACCCGGGTGCAGCCTTCGGCATGGGGCAGGACTCCACATGGCTTTTCACGAGCATCCAGCTCGCCTTCGTGCTGGCCACCCTCGTGGCCACGCGGTTCATCAAGGACCGGCCGACGGCCGTGGGTATTGCCTTCATCGGTGGGGGAGCGTTGGGCAACCTCATCGACCGGCTGGTGCGCGAACCGGGCTTTTGGTTCGGGCACGTCGTTGACTACATTTCCGTGGGCAACTTCGCCATTTTCAATCTGGCCGATGCGGCCATCAACATCGGCGTCGCCATCTTCGTGGTGGCCATGATCACCGAGGAACGACGGGAGGCGCGCACCCGATGA